The following are encoded together in the Deinococcus soli (ex Cha et al. 2016) genome:
- a CDS encoding LysR substrate-binding domain-containing protein yields MSVELRHLRHFVALAEEEHFGRAAERVFVVQQALSNSIRNLEEEVGVPLVLRTTRRVQLTPAGQEFLIGARETLALAGQTVERARRAARGEVGRLSVGFVSGLAFGGLPEIVRRFRELYPNVSVDLRELTAQEQEAALRGGQVGIGLMLLPVRDPSLDSRALWRQPLVAALPAAHPLARKRKLKISDLRAEAFVFFPRQIRATYFDQVMRWCAAAGFTPHVVQEAIEVPTLLSLVAAGVGVFLPIEFFSRLSLPGVAYRPIEDAPIVDIVAVWRRGDGRNPIIRAFLTVAEEVLRGDPAEGSPK; encoded by the coding sequence ATGTCGGTCGAACTGCGTCACCTGCGGCACTTCGTGGCCCTGGCCGAGGAGGAACACTTCGGGCGGGCCGCCGAACGCGTGTTCGTCGTCCAGCAGGCCCTCAGCAACTCCATCCGCAACCTGGAAGAGGAGGTCGGGGTGCCCCTGGTGCTGCGCACCACCCGCCGCGTGCAGCTCACCCCTGCCGGGCAGGAATTCCTGATCGGCGCGCGCGAGACGCTCGCCCTGGCCGGACAGACCGTCGAACGCGCCCGCCGCGCCGCCCGCGGAGAGGTGGGTCGCCTGAGTGTGGGCTTCGTCAGCGGCCTGGCGTTCGGCGGCCTGCCAGAGATCGTGCGACGCTTCCGCGAGCTGTACCCGAACGTCAGCGTGGACCTGCGCGAACTGACCGCGCAGGAGCAGGAAGCCGCGCTGCGCGGCGGACAGGTGGGCATCGGCCTGATGCTGCTGCCCGTGCGTGACCCCAGCCTCGACTCCCGCGCGTTGTGGCGCCAGCCGCTGGTGGCGGCTCTGCCCGCCGCGCACCCCCTGGCCCGCAAACGCAAACTGAAGATCAGCGATCTGCGCGCGGAGGCCTTCGTGTTCTTCCCCCGGCAGATCCGCGCCACGTACTTCGATCAGGTCATGCGCTGGTGCGCCGCCGCTGGATTTACCCCGCACGTCGTGCAGGAAGCCATCGAGGTGCCCACCCTGCTCTCGCTGGTCGCGGCGGGCGTCGGCGTGTTCCTCCCTATCGAGTTCTTCAGCCGCCTCTCGCTGCCCGGCGTCGCCTACCGCCCCATCGAGGACGCCCCGATCGTGGACATCGTGGCCGTATGGCGGCGCGGCGACGGCCGCAACCCCATCATCCGCGCGTTCCTGACCGTCGCGGAGGAAGTCCTGCGTGGCGACCCGGCAGAGGGGAGCCCGAAGTAA
- a CDS encoding 3' terminal RNA ribose 2'-O-methyltransferase Hen1, whose translation MLLTITTTHSPATDLGFVLMKHPDRTLERPLPFGKSLVFYPEATPERTTAALLVEVDPVALSRAPAGGESGTLEPYVNDRPYASGSFLSVALRDAFGTAMTGQSRDRPELAAMPLPLILTLPCVAARGQTDLPERLFGPLGYEVGVQAIPLDALYPEWGERPYVTLTLRGTVRVADALRHLYVLLPVLDGKKHYYVGEAEVDKLLRHGQDWLDTHPERDLIAARYLRFRGLVAQAQARLTDQQTDPQDASDAESSADTPVILPPRVHDARLDAVAALLEQTGARRVLDLGCGEGKLLRRLLRSPQFRELVGVDLSARSLEIAAERLKLDERPELRDRVTLLHGSLAYPDSRLRGFDAAALVEVIEHLEPHRLTALTDNVLGHARPGTLIVTTPNREYNATFEEARTLRHADHRFEWTRAEFQAWAQAAAEQYGYAVTFQDLGDVHPEYGPITQLALFQQTPVA comes from the coding sequence ATGCTCCTGACCATCACCACCACCCACAGCCCGGCCACTGACCTGGGCTTCGTACTCATGAAGCACCCGGACCGCACCCTGGAACGGCCCCTGCCGTTCGGGAAGTCCCTGGTGTTCTACCCCGAGGCCACTCCGGAGCGCACCACCGCCGCGCTGCTCGTCGAGGTGGACCCGGTCGCGCTGTCCCGCGCCCCCGCGGGCGGCGAGTCCGGCACGCTCGAACCCTACGTGAACGACCGCCCCTACGCGTCCGGGAGCTTCCTGTCGGTGGCGCTGCGCGACGCGTTCGGGACCGCCATGACCGGCCAGAGCCGTGATCGCCCCGAACTGGCCGCCATGCCCCTGCCCCTTATCCTGACCCTGCCGTGCGTGGCCGCGCGTGGGCAGACAGACCTGCCAGAGCGGCTGTTCGGTCCATTGGGGTACGAGGTCGGGGTGCAGGCCATTCCCCTGGACGCCCTGTACCCCGAGTGGGGCGAGCGGCCGTACGTCACACTGACGCTGCGCGGCACGGTGCGGGTCGCAGACGCCCTGCGGCACCTATACGTGCTGCTGCCCGTTCTGGACGGCAAGAAGCACTACTACGTCGGTGAGGCCGAGGTGGACAAGCTGCTCCGGCACGGGCAGGACTGGCTGGACACCCACCCGGAACGGGACCTGATCGCGGCGCGGTACCTGCGGTTCCGGGGACTGGTGGCGCAGGCTCAGGCCCGACTGACTGACCAGCAGACCGACCCGCAGGACGCTTCCGACGCTGAGTCCTCAGCGGACACGCCGGTCATCCTGCCGCCCCGCGTGCACGACGCACGACTGGACGCCGTGGCGGCACTGCTGGAACAGACCGGAGCGCGGCGCGTGCTGGATCTCGGCTGCGGCGAGGGCAAACTGCTGCGCCGCCTGCTGCGCTCGCCGCAGTTCCGCGAACTGGTCGGCGTGGACCTCAGTGCCCGCAGCCTGGAGATCGCCGCCGAGCGTCTGAAACTGGATGAACGCCCCGAACTGCGGGACCGCGTGACGCTTCTGCACGGCAGTCTCGCCTACCCGGACTCCCGACTCAGGGGCTTTGACGCGGCCGCCCTGGTCGAGGTGATTGAGCACCTAGAACCGCACCGCCTGACCGCCCTGACCGACAATGTGCTGGGGCACGCGCGCCCTGGCACGCTGATCGTCACCACGCCCAACCGCGAGTACAACGCCACCTTCGAGGAGGCCCGCACCCTGCGGCACGCGGACCACCGCTTCGAATGGACCCGCGCCGAGTTCCAGGCCTGGGCTCAGGCGGCCGCCGAACAGTACGGGTACGCCGTGACCTTCCAGGACCTGGGGGACGTGCACCCCGAGTACGGACCCATCACGCAACTGGCCCTGTTCCAGCAGACTCCGGTCGCCTGA
- the aceF gene encoding dihydrolipoyllysine-residue acetyltransferase — protein sequence MATELKLPDVGDNIEQGTVVTVLVKAGDSVTEGQPIIEIETDKAVIEVPAEATGTVEAVNVTVGDTVKVGGVIATLSGGTSTPAAPASGPVDEAEVGSSKAVAQAQQDAQKEQAGEAAAPAASAPVASAGGQITLPDVGDNIEQGTVVSVLVKEGDTVSEGQPVIEIETDKAVVEVPANAGGTVTGVNVKVGDTVKVGGVIATLGGGSAPAAPASAPAPAAPAAAPAASTPASAPSVVKVNISGGEQPAAQFPKSQGTQNPQTFDGRTVVAAAPSVRRLARELGVDIHAVHGTGIAGRISEEDVRRTGGTPTVTTPAAAPATSTPAAAAPAVAAAPLPDFTKWGTVTREDMSGIRKATVRSMTASTAIPMVTHFDKADVTVMEEVRKRFGARVEKAGGKLTMTHILMKVVANALRKFPKFGASLDLDAQQVIYKDFVNIGVAVDTPVGLLVPVVKDADRKSITDLVLELSELAAKARDRKLKPDEMQGATFTISNLGGIGGHAFTPIVNSPEVAILGVSRGGMEPVWNREKGEFEPRNMLPISLTYDHRLIDGADAARFVRFICESLEDPFLISL from the coding sequence ATGGCGACTGAACTGAAACTGCCCGACGTGGGCGACAACATTGAGCAGGGCACGGTCGTGACGGTGCTCGTGAAGGCCGGGGACAGCGTGACCGAGGGGCAACCCATCATCGAGATCGAGACCGACAAGGCTGTCATCGAGGTGCCCGCCGAGGCCACCGGGACCGTGGAGGCCGTGAACGTGACCGTGGGCGACACCGTGAAGGTCGGCGGTGTGATCGCCACCCTCAGCGGCGGTACCAGCACCCCGGCCGCCCCCGCCAGCGGCCCGGTCGACGAGGCCGAGGTCGGCAGCAGCAAGGCGGTCGCGCAGGCGCAGCAGGACGCGCAGAAGGAACAGGCCGGTGAGGCGGCCGCGCCCGCCGCCTCCGCTCCGGTCGCCAGCGCCGGCGGGCAGATCACCCTGCCGGACGTGGGCGACAACATCGAGCAGGGCACCGTCGTCAGCGTCCTCGTGAAGGAAGGCGACACGGTCAGCGAGGGCCAGCCCGTCATCGAGATCGAGACGGACAAGGCCGTCGTGGAAGTCCCCGCCAACGCGGGCGGCACCGTGACCGGCGTGAACGTGAAGGTCGGGGACACCGTCAAGGTGGGCGGCGTGATCGCCACCCTGGGCGGCGGCAGCGCCCCCGCCGCACCGGCCAGCGCGCCCGCCCCGGCTGCCCCTGCGGCCGCCCCGGCAGCCTCCACGCCGGCCAGCGCCCCCAGCGTCGTGAAGGTGAACATCAGCGGCGGCGAGCAGCCCGCCGCACAGTTCCCCAAGTCGCAGGGCACCCAGAACCCCCAGACCTTCGACGGCCGCACCGTCGTGGCCGCCGCGCCCAGCGTGCGCCGCCTCGCGCGGGAACTCGGCGTGGACATTCACGCCGTGCACGGCACCGGCATCGCGGGCCGCATCAGCGAGGAGGACGTGCGCCGCACCGGCGGCACCCCCACCGTCACCACGCCCGCCGCCGCCCCGGCCACCAGCACCCCCGCGGCCGCCGCCCCGGCCGTGGCCGCCGCGCCGCTGCCCGACTTCACGAAGTGGGGCACCGTCACCCGCGAGGACATGAGCGGCATCCGTAAGGCCACCGTCCGCTCCATGACCGCCAGCACCGCCATCCCCATGGTCACGCACTTCGACAAGGCCGACGTGACCGTCATGGAAGAGGTCCGCAAACGCTTCGGCGCGCGCGTGGAGAAGGCGGGCGGCAAGCTCACCATGACCCACATCCTCATGAAGGTCGTCGCGAACGCCCTGCGCAAATTCCCCAAATTCGGCGCCAGCCTCGACCTCGACGCCCAGCAGGTCATCTACAAGGACTTCGTGAACATCGGCGTCGCTGTCGATACGCCCGTCGGCCTGCTCGTGCCCGTCGTCAAGGACGCCGACCGCAAGAGCATCACCGACCTCGTCCTCGAACTGAGCGAACTGGCCGCCAAGGCCCGCGACCGCAAACTGAAACCCGACGAGATGCAGGGCGCCACCTTCACGATCAGCAACCTCGGCGGGATCGGCGGGCACGCCTTCACGCCCATCGTGAACAGCCCCGAAGTCGCCATCCTCGGCGTGAGCCGCGGCGGCATGGAACCCGTCTGGAACAGGGAGAAGGGTGAGTTCGAACCCCGCAACATGCTCCCCATCAGCCTCACCTACGACCACCGCCTGATCGACGGCGCCGACGCCGCCCGCTTCGTGCGCTTCATCTGCGAGTCGCTGGAAGACCCCTTCCTGATCTCGCTGTAA
- a CDS encoding carbohydrate ABC transporter permease, protein MLSVRQKRNAGGREDRAVFRGAALPWLFLLPSLLILAVFIYLPTLRTLRLAGYRANLILGTEQWVGLGNITDLLGSATYRQVALQTLVFTLLSVTGGLLLSLGLAWLASRPVRGSRAYRLLLIYPYALSPAIAGTLWLFLFNPEIGVVNQLLGELVGVRPRWLDTPLLAFALVTVAAIWKGLAYNIVFYLASIRNLPTDVMEAAQIDGATPAQVFWRVAFPLLSPVTFFLVFTNIVAALFDSFALTDLLTRGGPYVGHAGITTFLVYQLYQDGFVNFRTGAAAAQGALMLALVAFVTFMQFRLGERRVHYGA, encoded by the coding sequence GTGCTGAGCGTCCGCCAGAAAAGGAACGCGGGCGGGCGGGAGGACCGGGCGGTGTTCCGGGGCGCGGCGCTGCCGTGGCTGTTCCTGCTGCCCAGCCTTCTGATCCTGGCGGTGTTCATCTACCTGCCGACCCTGCGCACGCTGCGGCTGGCGGGGTACCGCGCGAACCTGATCCTGGGCACCGAGCAGTGGGTGGGCCTGGGGAACATCACGGACCTGCTGGGCAGCGCCACGTACCGGCAGGTGGCGCTGCAGACGCTGGTGTTCACGCTGCTGAGCGTCACGGGCGGGCTGCTGCTGTCGCTGGGGCTGGCGTGGCTGGCCAGCCGTCCCGTCCGGGGGTCACGCGCGTACCGGCTGCTGCTGATCTACCCGTACGCGCTGAGTCCCGCCATTGCCGGGACACTGTGGCTGTTCCTGTTCAACCCGGAGATCGGCGTGGTGAACCAGCTGCTGGGTGAACTGGTGGGCGTCCGCCCCCGCTGGCTGGACACGCCGCTGTTGGCGTTCGCGCTGGTGACGGTCGCGGCCATCTGGAAGGGACTGGCGTACAACATCGTGTTCTACCTGGCCAGCATCCGGAACCTCCCGACCGACGTCATGGAGGCCGCGCAGATCGACGGGGCGACCCCCGCGCAAGTGTTCTGGCGCGTGGCGTTCCCGCTGCTGAGCCCGGTCACGTTCTTCCTGGTATTCACGAACATCGTCGCGGCGCTGTTCGACTCGTTCGCGCTGACCGACCTGCTCACGCGCGGCGGACCGTACGTGGGCCACGCGGGGATCACGACGTTCCTGGTGTACCAGCTGTACCAGGACGGCTTCGTGAACTTCCGGACCGGCGCGGCGGCCGCGCAGGGCGCGCTGATGCTGGCCCTCGTGGCGTTCGTGACGTTCATGCAGTTCCGGCTGGGCGAACGGCGGGTGCACTATGGTGCGTGA
- the aceE gene encoding pyruvate dehydrogenase (acetyl-transferring), homodimeric type → MNAQERQQLNAVETQEWLDSLAYVFADAGDNRAAELLEELDHYAYFHGAPITFKQNTPYINTIDVDQQPEYPGDAEIERKIRNIIRWNAVAMVIKANKNSDGIGGHLSTYASAAELLEVGFNHFFRGHGAGQDRDLIFYQGHASPGVYARSFLEGRFDEARMNRFRRELQPEGAGLSSYPHPWLMPDYWEFPTVSMGLGPIQAIYQARFIKYLENRSLKPKGDAKVWAFLGDGEMDEPQSIGAIRFAAYENLDNLIFVLNANLQRLDGPVRANSKVIQEFEALFRGAGWNVIKVIWDSKWDELLSRDYNGHIVKRFELLVDGESQRYAAFGGKELREKFFNTPELKALIEGWSDADLELLNRGGHDINKIYAAYASAVKHQGSPTIIIPRTIKGYGLGESAQARNVAHQVKKLDFHTLKDLRDTLELPLTDEQVEHLEYYHPGPDSPEVKYALERRAALGGPIPARKVEYPHPTIPNGEFYEEFAKGSGDRQVSTTMAAVQIISKLLRDKEIGKLVVPIVPDEARTFGMDALVPRIGIYSPRGQTYTPVDSGSLMAYKESVDGQMLEEGITEDGAMASWIAAGTAYANHGVPTIPFFVLYSMFGMQRVGDLVWAAADQRARGFILGATAGRTTLAGEGLQHQDGNSHLQAYVVPNLKTYDPAFAYELAVIIESGIQRMYVDGIDEFYYVTIDNENEVQPAMPADGRSHEEIREGIIRGLYRLNRSPMKKPKLQAQILAGGPAMGAAQEAVTMLEKYGVAADLWSVTSYKELHQDALLAQRHNMLHPTAEPRVPYVAQQLSRENAPGVLISVSDYIKLGADGLNGHLDRKLWTLGTDGFGRSEARKELRDFFEVDAKHVVLATLYALQRDGKIKGEVVAQAIADLGIDTERDAPVLR, encoded by the coding sequence ATGAACGCGCAGGAACGCCAGCAGCTCAACGCGGTCGAGACGCAGGAGTGGCTGGACTCCCTGGCGTACGTGTTCGCGGACGCCGGGGACAACCGCGCGGCGGAACTGCTCGAGGAACTCGATCACTACGCGTACTTCCACGGCGCGCCGATCACGTTCAAGCAGAACACTCCCTACATCAACACCATCGACGTCGATCAGCAGCCCGAGTACCCCGGTGACGCCGAGATCGAACGCAAGATCCGCAACATCATCCGCTGGAACGCCGTCGCCATGGTCATCAAGGCGAACAAGAACAGCGACGGGATCGGCGGGCACCTGTCCACCTACGCCAGCGCCGCCGAGCTGCTGGAGGTGGGCTTCAACCACTTCTTCCGCGGCCACGGCGCCGGGCAGGACCGCGACCTGATCTTCTACCAGGGGCACGCCAGCCCCGGCGTGTACGCCCGCTCCTTCCTGGAGGGCCGTTTCGACGAGGCCCGCATGAACCGCTTCCGCCGCGAACTGCAACCCGAGGGCGCGGGCCTCTCAAGCTACCCGCACCCCTGGCTGATGCCCGACTACTGGGAGTTCCCGACCGTCAGCATGGGCCTGGGCCCCATCCAGGCGATCTACCAGGCGCGCTTCATCAAGTACCTCGAGAACCGCAGCCTGAAACCCAAGGGGGACGCGAAGGTCTGGGCGTTCCTGGGTGACGGCGAGATGGACGAGCCGCAGAGCATCGGCGCGATCCGCTTCGCCGCGTACGAGAACCTCGACAACCTGATCTTCGTGCTGAACGCGAACCTCCAGCGCCTCGACGGGCCGGTGCGCGCGAACAGCAAGGTCATCCAGGAATTCGAGGCGCTGTTCCGCGGCGCGGGCTGGAACGTCATCAAGGTCATCTGGGACAGCAAGTGGGACGAACTGCTCTCCCGGGACTACAACGGCCACATCGTCAAGCGCTTCGAGCTGCTCGTGGACGGCGAATCGCAGCGCTACGCGGCGTTCGGCGGCAAGGAACTGCGCGAGAAGTTCTTCAACACCCCCGAACTCAAGGCCCTGATCGAGGGCTGGAGCGACGCGGACCTGGAACTGCTGAACCGCGGCGGGCACGACATCAACAAGATCTACGCCGCGTACGCCTCTGCCGTGAAGCACCAGGGCAGCCCCACCATCATCATTCCGCGCACCATCAAGGGCTACGGCCTCGGCGAGAGCGCCCAGGCCCGCAACGTCGCCCACCAGGTCAAGAAGCTCGACTTCCACACCCTCAAGGACCTGCGCGACACGCTGGAACTCCCCCTGACTGACGAGCAGGTCGAGCACCTCGAGTACTACCACCCCGGCCCCGACAGCCCGGAAGTGAAGTACGCCCTGGAACGCCGCGCGGCGCTCGGCGGGCCGATTCCCGCCCGCAAGGTCGAGTACCCGCACCCCACCATCCCGAACGGCGAATTCTACGAGGAGTTCGCCAAGGGCAGCGGCGACCGTCAGGTGAGCACCACCATGGCCGCCGTGCAGATCATCAGCAAACTCCTGCGCGACAAGGAGATCGGCAAACTCGTCGTGCCCATCGTGCCCGACGAGGCCCGCACCTTCGGCATGGACGCCCTGGTGCCCCGCATCGGCATCTACTCCCCGCGCGGCCAGACGTACACCCCGGTCGACAGCGGCTCCCTGATGGCCTACAAGGAAAGCGTGGACGGCCAGATGCTCGAGGAGGGCATCACCGAGGACGGCGCGATGGCCTCCTGGATCGCGGCGGGCACCGCGTACGCCAACCACGGCGTGCCGACCATCCCGTTCTTCGTGCTGTACTCCATGTTCGGCATGCAGCGCGTCGGTGACCTCGTGTGGGCCGCCGCCGACCAGCGCGCCCGCGGCTTCATCCTCGGCGCGACCGCCGGCCGCACCACCCTGGCCGGCGAGGGTCTCCAGCACCAGGACGGCAACAGCCACCTCCAGGCGTACGTCGTCCCGAACCTCAAGACCTACGACCCGGCCTTCGCGTACGAACTGGCCGTGATCATCGAGAGCGGCATCCAGCGCATGTACGTGGACGGCATTGACGAGTTCTACTACGTCACCATCGACAACGAGAACGAGGTCCAGCCCGCCATGCCCGCCGACGGCCGCAGCCACGAGGAGATCCGCGAGGGCATCATCCGCGGCCTCTACCGCCTGAACCGCAGCCCCATGAAGAAACCCAAGCTCCAGGCGCAGATCCTCGCCGGGGGCCCCGCCATGGGCGCCGCACAGGAAGCCGTCACCATGCTGGAGAAGTACGGCGTGGCCGCCGACCTGTGGAGTGTCACGAGCTACAAGGAACTCCACCAGGACGCCCTGCTGGCCCAGCGCCACAACATGCTCCACCCGACCGCCGAACCCCGCGTGCCGTACGTCGCGCAGCAGCTGAGCCGCGAGAACGCCCCCGGCGTCCTGATCTCGGTCAGCGACTACATCAAGCTCGGCGCGGACGGCCTGAACGGCCACCTCGATCGCAAACTCTGGACGCTCGGCACCGACGGCTTCGGCCGCAGCGAGGCGCGCAAGGAACTCCGCGACTTCTTCGAAGTGGACGCCAAGCACGTCGTCCTCGCCACCCTGTACGCCCTCCAGCGCGACGGCAAGATCAAGGGTGAAGTGGTCGCCCAGGCCATTGCCGACCTCGGCATCGACACGGAACGCGACGCTCCTGTCCTGCGTTAA
- a CDS encoding carbohydrate ABC transporter permease, which produces MVRDRHLPRTRTATSPRARRGDWGTHAALILAALLISAPLILALIKATQPSSAVLSPSLLPSGAFLSNLERVWVDAHLGRSMLNSLIVAVTVTTGKTILALLAALAFVYFRFPLKGAAFALVLVSLMLPTEVLIVALFDLVSRDLNWADSFAAIIVPFLASATGTFLFRQHFLNIPASLADAARIDGCGPLRYLTRILIPMSWNTIGALAVIQFVYAWDQYLWPLVIMQRDDHQVVQVGLRKLIEVGGQTDWGAVMAGAVITMLPPLIVFTALQEQFSRGFALSEDK; this is translated from the coding sequence ATGGTGCGTGACCGCCACCTGCCCCGCACCCGCACCGCCACGTCCCCGCGCGCCCGCCGGGGCGACTGGGGCACCCACGCCGCGCTGATCCTGGCCGCACTGCTGATCAGCGCCCCGCTGATCCTGGCGCTGATCAAGGCCACGCAACCGTCCAGCGCGGTCCTGAGCCCCTCCCTGCTGCCCAGCGGCGCATTCCTGAGCAACCTCGAGCGCGTGTGGGTGGACGCCCACCTGGGCCGCTCCATGCTCAACAGCCTCATCGTGGCCGTCACCGTCACCACTGGCAAGACCATCCTGGCCCTGCTGGCCGCGCTGGCCTTCGTGTACTTCCGCTTCCCCCTCAAGGGCGCGGCGTTCGCCCTGGTCCTCGTGTCCCTGATGCTCCCCACCGAGGTCCTCATCGTCGCGCTGTTCGACCTCGTCAGCCGCGACCTCAACTGGGCCGACTCATTCGCCGCGATCATCGTGCCGTTCCTCGCCAGCGCCACCGGCACATTCCTGTTCCGCCAGCACTTCCTGAACATCCCCGCCAGCCTCGCCGACGCCGCCCGCATCGACGGCTGCGGCCCCCTGCGCTACCTCACCCGCATCCTCATCCCCATGAGCTGGAACACCATCGGCGCGCTGGCCGTCATCCAGTTCGTGTACGCCTGGGACCAGTACCTCTGGCCACTGGTCATCATGCAGCGCGACGACCACCAGGTCGTGCAGGTCGGCCTACGCAAACTCATCGAGGTGGGCGGCCAGACCGACTGGGGCGCCGTCATGGCGGGCGCCGTCATCACCATGCTGCCCCCCCTGATCGTGTTCACCGCCCTGCAGGAACAGTTCAGCCGCGGCTTCGCCCTCAGCGAGGACAAGTAA
- a CDS encoding TCR/Tet family MFS transporter, with the protein MRSRPAAMIFILLTALIDIIGIGLIIPVLPGLVKELAGSEVAGARTIGLLTAAYAVMQFIFAPILGVLSDRFGRRPVLLFALTGMALDYLLLAFAPNLAWLFVGRILAGITGASLTVANAYIADVTPPEARARNFGLLGATFGVGFILGPALGGLLGEYGLRVPFLVAAGLTGLNVLYGLFVLPESLPPSARTRDLRRGDLNPLKPLAALAQYPILRSLTLTFVLLGLAGQVIFSTWVLYTERVLSWSPSQNGVALAFFGVLTAAVQGGLIGPFIARFGERRTIMTGLVSSVLEFLVLSVARSGPLLYASLVVGALGGLANPAIQGLISRQVGETEQGRVQGAITSLNSLVGVVGPIVATSVYAAGAGAGFPGAAFLMGAALSVIGTFVLLGVLRGLPDTGRPAQG; encoded by the coding sequence ATGCGTTCCCGTCCCGCCGCGATGATCTTCATTCTCCTGACAGCCCTGATCGACATCATCGGGATCGGGCTGATCATCCCGGTGCTGCCGGGGCTGGTGAAGGAACTGGCGGGGTCGGAGGTGGCGGGCGCGCGGACGATCGGGCTGCTGACGGCGGCGTACGCGGTGATGCAGTTCATCTTCGCCCCGATCCTGGGGGTGCTGAGTGACCGCTTCGGGCGGCGGCCGGTGCTGCTGTTCGCGCTGACGGGCATGGCGCTGGATTACCTGCTGCTGGCGTTCGCGCCGAATCTGGCGTGGCTGTTCGTGGGGCGCATCCTGGCGGGGATCACCGGGGCGAGCCTGACGGTCGCGAACGCGTACATCGCGGACGTCACGCCGCCCGAGGCGCGCGCGAGGAACTTCGGGCTGCTGGGCGCGACCTTCGGGGTGGGCTTCATTCTGGGGCCCGCGCTGGGGGGCCTGCTGGGCGAGTACGGGCTGCGCGTGCCGTTTCTCGTCGCGGCGGGCCTGACCGGCCTGAACGTCCTGTACGGTCTGTTCGTCCTGCCCGAGTCACTGCCGCCCTCGGCCCGGACGCGCGACCTGCGCCGGGGTGACCTGAACCCCTTAAAGCCCCTGGCGGCGCTGGCGCAGTACCCGATCCTGCGCAGCCTGACGCTGACGTTCGTGCTGCTGGGCCTTGCCGGGCAGGTGATCTTCAGCACATGGGTGCTGTACACCGAGCGCGTCCTGTCCTGGAGCCCGTCGCAGAACGGCGTGGCGCTGGCGTTCTTCGGCGTGCTGACCGCCGCCGTGCAGGGTGGCCTGATCGGGCCGTTCATCGCCCGCTTCGGCGAGCGGCGCACCATCATGACCGGGCTGGTCAGCAGCGTCCTGGAATTCCTGGTGCTCAGCGTCGCCCGCAGCGGCCCGCTGCTGTACGCGTCCCTGGTGGTGGGGGCGCTGGGCGGTCTCGCGAACCCCGCCATCCAGGGCCTGATCTCCCGTCAGGTGGGCGAGACCGAGCAGGGCCGCGTGCAGGGCGCCATCACCAGCCTGAACAGCCTCGTGGGCGTGGTGGGGCCCATCGTGGCGACCAGCGTGTACGCCGCCGGGGCCGGCGCGGGCTTTCCCGGCGCGGCCTTCCTGATGGGCGCCGCACTGTCCGTGATCGGCACGTTTGTTCTTCTGGGCGTCCTGCGCGGCCTTCCGGACACGGGGCGACCGGCGCAGGGCTAA